The DNA region CAATCCAAAATTCGAAACCACAATCCCTAGATCCTAAAGCCCGCCGTCCCTGGGGGCCATAGATTCTGCCATCATAGTCCTCAACCCACGTACTGAACCTTCTCCATTGGAATCGAGTTGCCGTCTGCCAGGTGGAGCGTCACGGAGCCGTCCTTCATCTCCACGAACTTCACCACCCCCGCCGCCTCCTGCCCCTGGTCGTCCGTGTACCCCACGGTGCGCCCCACGTAGTTTACCGCCGAGGCCATGGAAAGCTTGGATAGACCCTCTATGCCCTTGGCTATGTTCATCTGCTGCTCCAGCGCGGAGAACTGGGCCATCTGGGCGATGAAATCCCGGTCCTTCAGCGGATCCAACGGATCCTGGTGGGTCAGCTGGGCTATCAGGATCTTGAGGAAGTCGTCCTTGCCCAGCTCCTTCTTGACCGCCCGGGTGGCCTCCTGACCGCCGGAGGCGGCCTGGGTCACCCCGTTAACCTCCGCCATTCCGAATCCCTCCTCACGCAAGCCAGTGGAGGAGCCCCTCCCTCAGGTCCACCCGGAAGAGGCTGGCCTCCTGGTCCGATCCCGGGTTCAACCGGGACCGACCCCTTCGCTGATCCCCGCCCCCCCGGGGACGGTTCTCGTCGTTCCTCAGGTCCACCGAGAGCCCCATAACCTGAAGGCCCTGGGCCTCCAGCGACTCCCTGAGCCGCTGGGACTGGGCCTGAACGATCCCCAGAAGCTCCCGGTTCTCCACCCGGATGTTGGCGGTCACCGCCCCGTCCTGCACCGAGAGCTCCACCTCCACCCGACCCAGGGACGGGGGCTCCACCACCATCTCCGCCCGCCCCCCCTGATCCGATGAGGAAAGGGGGATGATCCGGATCAGCGCCTCCCCCAGCGCCATCTCCCCCACCGAACCGAGCCGATAGGTCACCGGAACCTGGGGACGAGACGGAACCTGGGGCGCCCCCGGGACACCGGTGGCAGTGGAACCCTCCACACCGAAGGGGATCGACACAGGGCCAGGTGATTCGGCCACCTGGCCCCACCGCTGGGGCCTCACGGGCTCCCCCGACCCGGATGAGCCGGAGCGACGCAACTCCAGCGGCCCCGCAAACCCCTTCTGTCCATCCCCACCGGGACGGACCTCATCCTCCGCTCCGTCCACTCCCCGGCCGGATGCGGAACCCTTGAACTCGACCCCGGGAGACGTGGCCGAGGGGCCCGCATCGGGGGAAGACGCCTCCGGCGCCTCCCCGGGGAGCGACTCGGTGGCCATCCACCCCCCATTAGGGACCTCCTCCAAAGATGCCAAAGGCACGGGATCGAGGTAAACAACGGGCAAGCCCCCTTCCCCGGCGAGCTTGGACGCGTGGAACATCAGCTCCGCCGGGCCGGCATAAAG from Thermanaerovibrio acidaminovorans DSM 6589 includes:
- the flgD gene encoding flagellar hook assembly protein FlgD, translated to MAEVNGVTQAASGGQEATRAVKKELGKDDFLKILIAQLTHQDPLDPLKDRDFIAQMAQFSALEQQMNIAKGIEGLSKLSMASAVNYVGRTVGYTDDQGQEAAGVVKFVEMKDGSVTLHLADGNSIPMEKVQYVG
- a CDS encoding flagellar hook-length control protein FliK, which encodes MPDSVNLDLWSLLGPLVPSIGSEGPKGDAEAFLNMMEEMTSATGDGGKPPSGDAHGVAGGALVSWAQEPRERGEGGAKGRFIQPMVPFSMGVLGGLRRDGVARWSSLDPDVGRSVPKDADVSATEAGGSCGVDERLDRLIQALDALGKARVTGERDVPVMDADVLRPEVRGHQEGSSDEEGCDTRAGAPERPVSESGAMGGDSWLYAGPAELMFHASKLAGEGGLPVVYLDPVPLASLEEVPNGGWMATESLPGEAPEASSPDAGPSATSPGVEFKGSASGRGVDGAEDEVRPGGDGQKGFAGPLELRRSGSSGSGEPVRPQRWGQVAESPGPVSIPFGVEGSTATGVPGAPQVPSRPQVPVTYRLGSVGEMALGEALIRIIPLSSSDQGGRAEMVVEPPSLGRVEVELSVQDGAVTANIRVENRELLGIVQAQSQRLRESLEAQGLQVMGLSVDLRNDENRPRGGGDQRRGRSRLNPGSDQEASLFRVDLREGLLHWLA